A stretch of the Cyanobacterium stanieri LEGE 03274 genome encodes the following:
- a CDS encoding CCA tRNA nucleotidyltransferase, whose amino-acid sequence MFIADFLTQVLPFDLGLLPPDAFLVGGVVRDTLLHRRRDYIDLDFVLPKNAVKTAKFIANKYGAGFVVLDAQREIARVVFPSITVDFARQEGDSLIDDLYRRDFCLNAIALNLYTKEIVDPLEGQKDIEKGIIRMVSEKNLTDDPLRILRAYRQACQLGFKIASETRQTLQQLAPLLQQVAAERVKTELDYLLQSHHGCYWLQQAYEDNILSYWLENISPESIINLSKIDQTLTNLQQKYSLFKQLSPDFIALAKLSCLVIDNSTLAQEELIHLKCSKNEIKAITTIIKYLPCLLDFNSKTTLREQYFFFLNVGNIFPLIAIRAISCNPNNKLLIYQLIDNFFDQNNPIAHPKSLITGHDLVKEINLKPSPLIKELLTEIQVAYIENKISDKQEALNFARQYCLNNH is encoded by the coding sequence ATGTTTATTGCTGATTTTTTAACACAGGTATTGCCCTTTGATTTAGGTTTATTGCCCCCCGATGCTTTTTTGGTGGGGGGGGTGGTGAGAGACACTTTGTTGCACAGGAGAAGGGATTATATTGATTTAGATTTTGTTTTGCCTAAAAATGCGGTTAAGACGGCTAAATTTATTGCCAATAAATATGGGGCTGGGTTTGTGGTTTTAGATGCCCAACGGGAGATTGCTAGGGTGGTTTTTCCTTCTATTACTGTAGATTTTGCTCGGCAGGAGGGAGATTCTTTAATTGATGATTTATATCGTCGTGATTTTTGTCTAAATGCGATCGCCCTTAACCTTTATACTAAAGAAATAGTAGATCCCTTAGAAGGTCAAAAAGACATAGAAAAGGGTATCATCAGAATGGTATCAGAAAAAAACCTCACCGATGACCCCCTCAGAATTTTAAGGGCTTATCGTCAAGCCTGCCAATTAGGATTTAAAATTGCCTCCGAAACCCGTCAGACTTTACAACAACTAGCCCCCCTTCTCCAACAAGTGGCCGCCGAAAGGGTAAAAACCGAATTAGATTATCTTTTACAATCTCACCATGGTTGTTATTGGTTACAACAAGCCTATGAGGATAATATACTATCCTATTGGTTAGAAAATATTAGCCCAGAAAGTATTATTAATTTATCAAAAATAGATCAAACTTTAACTAATCTTCAGCAAAAATATTCTTTATTTAAACAACTATCCCCTGATTTTATAGCCCTAGCTAAATTGTCTTGTTTAGTGATAGATAATTCTACACTAGCCCAAGAAGAATTAATCCATTTAAAATGTTCTAAAAATGAAATTAAAGCCATAACAACTATTATTAAATATTTACCATGTCTATTAGACTTTAACTCAAAAACTACCCTGAGGGAACAATATTTTTTCTTTCTTAATGTGGGAAACATTTTCCCATTAATTGCCATCAGGGCAATATCTTGTAATCCTAATAATAAATTATTAATATATCAATTAATAGATAATTTTTTTGATCAAAATAATCCTATTGCCCATCCTAAATCATTAATAACAGGACATGATTTAGTAAAGGAAATTAATTTAAAACCAAGTCCTTTAATCAAAGAATTATTAACCGAAATACAGGTTGCTTATATAGAAAATAAGATTAGTGATAAACAAGAGGCTCTTAATTTTGCTCGACAATATTGTTTAAATAACCATTAA